A stretch of the Onychomys torridus chromosome 23, mOncTor1.1, whole genome shotgun sequence genome encodes the following:
- the Asdurf gene encoding ASNSD1 upstream open reading frame protein, whose protein sequence is MPGRGVLASDPAAPVSAHTSTAANTEALSSKIKEQKILVDELSNLKKNRKVYKQQPNSNIFFLADRTKMFSESKNTLDELRREYQALENSETTKVKTQSP, encoded by the exons ATGCCGGGCCGTGGGGTGCTGGCCTCCGACCCCGCCGCGCCCGTGTCCGCCCACACATCGACGGCGGCGAACACCGAGGCCCTTAGCAGCAAG aTTAAAGAACAAAAGATTCTTGTGGATGAACTTTCTAACCTGAAGAAGAATCGG AAAGTATACAAGCAGCAACCAAACAGCAACATATTCTTTCTTGCAGATCGaacaaaaatgttttctgaaagcAAAA ATACATTAGATGAACTAAGAAGAGAATACCAAGCATTAGAAAACTCAGAGACAACCAAAGTCAAGACCCAGTCACCCTGA
- the Asnsd1 gene encoding asparagine synthetase domain-containing protein 1, giving the protein MCGICCSVGFSVEHFSKELKEDLLYNLRRRGPNSSKQLLKSTVNYQCLFSGHVLHLRGVLTAQPVEDESGNVFLWNGEVFNGVQVEAEDNDTQVMFSSLSACENESDILSLFSKVQGPWSFIYYQASGHYLWFGRDFFGRRSLLWHFSNLGKTFCLSSVGAQTSGLTDQWQEVPASGIFQIDLNSAAVSRCVTLKLYPWKYISKENVIEECVNDPTQSLAELPSFVSVVANEDKLYLSKPIAPLNKMLPQASLQTYCSNSSSVPHTRETLEIFLRNEHTKKVVHQFIDVLNIAVKRRVLCLAREENLASEEVLKTCNKKANIAILFSGGIDSMVIAALADRHIPLDEPIDLLNVAFVTKKTGASVPTVGRKQQNHHEIPSEESSQGAAVAKGPDDAEVPDRVTGKAGLKELQSVNPCRTWNFVEINVPLEELQKLRRARICHLVHPLDTVLDDSIGCAVWFASRGMGWLVTRDAVRAYKSCAKVILTGIGADEQLAGYSRHRVRFQCLGLEGLNEEIAMELGRISSRNLGRDDRVIGDHGKEARFPFLDENVVSFLNSLPVWEKVDLTLPRGVGEKLILRLAAVELGLTASALLPKRAIQFGSRIAKLENINEKASDKCERLQIRP; this is encoded by the exons ATGTGTGGCATTTGCTGTTCTGTAGGCTTCTCTGTTGAGCACTTCAGTAAAGAGTTAAAAGAGGATTTGCTGTACAATCTTAGACGACGGGGCCCCAATAGTAGCAAGCAGTTGTTAAAATCTACTGTTAACTATCAGTGTTTATTTTCTGGTCATGTGCTTCATTTGAGAGGTGTTTTGACTGCCCAGCCTGTGGAAGATGAAAGCGGCAATGTGTTCTTATGGAATGGAGAAGTTTTTAATGGAGTACAGGTTGAAGCAGAAGACAATGACACTCAAGTTATGTTCAGTAGCCTTTCTGCCTGTGAGAATGAATCTGACATTTTGTCACTCTTCTCTAAAGTACAAGGTCCTTGGTCTTTTATATATTATCAAGCATCTGGCCATTACTTATGGTTTGGTCGGGACTTTTTTGGCCGTCGTAGCTTGCTTTGGCATTTTAGTAACCTGGGCAAGactttctgcctctcttcagtTGGTGCCCAGACATCTGGGCTTACAGACCAGTGGCAAGAAGTTCCAGCATCTGGAATTTTCCAGATTGATCTCAATTCTGCTGCTGTTTCCAGATGtgtaactttaaaattatatccTTGGAAATACATTTCTAAGGAGAATGTTATTGAAGAATGTGTTAATGACCCAACTCAGAGTCTGGCAGAATTGCCATCGTTTGTGTCAGTGGTAGCAAATGAAGACAAACTGTATCTTTCAAAACCTATTGCTCCCTTGAATAAGATGCTGCCTCAAGCTTCATTGCAAACTTATTGTAGTAACAGTTCCAGCGTTCCACATACAAGAGAGACACTTGAGATATTTCTTagaaatgaacacacaaaaaaagtagtCCATCAATTTATTGATGTCCTGAACATTGCAGTCAAGAGACGCGTCTTATGTTTAGCTAGGGAGGAAAACCTGGCATCAGAGGAAGTTTTGAAAACTtgtaataaaaaagcaaacattgCAATCCTCTTTTCTGGGGGCATTGATTCCATGGTGATTGCAGCCCTTGCTGATCGTCATATTCCTTTAGATGAGCCAATTGATCTTCTGAATGTGGCTTTTGTGACTAAAAAGACTGGGGCAAGTGTTCCTACTGtaggaagaaaacagcaaaaccaTCATGAGATCCCTTCTGAAGAGTCCTCTCAGGGTGCTGCAGTGGCTAAGGGTCCTGATGATGCCGAGGTGCCAGACCGAGTCACAGGAAAAGCAGGACTAAAGGAACTACAGTCTGTCAACCCTTGTCGAACTTGGAATTTTGTTGAAATTAATGTTCCTCTTGAAGAACTACAAAAACTAAGAAGAGCTCGAATATGTCACTTAGTTCATCCCTTGGACACAGTTCTGGATGATAGCATTGGCTGTGCTGTCTGGTTTGCTTCTAGAGGAATGGGTTGGTTAGTGACTCGGGATGCAGTGAGAGCTTACAAGAGCTGTGCAAAG GTGATTCTCACAGGAATCGGTGCAGATGAGCAGCTGGCAGGTTACTCCCGTCATCGTGTCCGCTTTCAGTGTCTTGGTCTAGAAGGATTGAATGAGGAAATAGCAATGGAACTGGGTCGCATTTCTTCCAGAAACCTTGGTCGTGATGACAGAGTTATTGGTGACCATGGAAAGGAAGCTAG gTTTCCTTTTCTGGATGAGAATGTTGTGTCTTTCCTAAATTCCCTGCCGGTTTGGGAGAAGGTAGACCTGACTTTGCCCCGTGGGGTTGGTGAGAAGCTCATTCTACGCCTTGCAGCTGTTGAACTTGGTCTCACAGCCTCTGCCCTTCTGCCAAAGCGGGCCATACAGTTTGGATCTAGAATTGCAAAACTGGAGAACATTAACGAGAAGGCATCTGATAAATGTGAAAGGCTCCAAATCCGACCTTAG